Proteins from a genomic interval of Thunnus maccoyii chromosome 1, fThuMac1.1, whole genome shotgun sequence:
- the LOC121902957 gene encoding G2/mitotic-specific cyclin-B2-like, with protein MSSVEARAVRLPAGNNPVKMGKTTAAGPRRPALGEITNVTAAAVNNTKKKGAAKESAKPSCAQKVKPTQPVHPVVRVEAPVDPLPPVSEESADVSMKEDELCQAFSEALLTVQDVDEQDADMPQLCSEYVKDIYNYLRVLEVQQAVRANYMQGYEITERMRALLIDWMVQVHSRFQLLQETLYLTVAILDRFLQVQPVSRRKLQLVGVTAMLVACKYEEMYAPEVGDFAYITDNAFTKSQILEMEQLVLRSLNFQLGRPLPLHFLRRASKVANSDVERHTLAKYLMELTLIDYDMVHYRPSEIAAASLCLSQRLLEGLPWSPTQQHYSTYDEAHLKPIMQHIAKNVVIVNEGKTKFQAVKNKYSSSKLMKISLIPQLKSAIIQNMAAALLNNP; from the exons ATGTCGTCTGTTGAAGCTCGTGCTGTG CGGCTCCCAGCCGGAAACAACCCAGTAAAGATGGGTAAAACCACCGCAGCAGGTCCGAGGAGACCTGCTCTTGGAGAGATTACTAACGTCACTGCAGCAGCAGTCAACAACACAAAG AAGAAGGGAGCAGCCAAAGAATCAGCCAAACCATCTTGTGCCCAAAAAGTGAAACCGACCCAGCCGGTGCATCCAGTAGTCCGGGTCGAAGCGCCCGTGGATCCTCTCCCTCCGGTTTCAGAGGAGTCAGCTGACGTGTCGATGAAGGAGGATGAACTGTGCCAGGCTTTCTCTGAGGCGCTGCTCACCGTGCAGGACGTAGACGAGCAGGACGCTGATATGCCGCAGCTCTGCTCAGAATATGTCAAAGATATTTATAACTATCTACGTGTCCTGGAG GTGCAGCAGGCTGTACGCGCCAACTACATGCAGGGTTATGAAATCACTGAACGCATGCGAGCTCTTCTGATCGACTGGATGGTCCAGGTTCACTCCAGgttccagctgctgcaggagactCTGTACCTCACAGTTGCCATCCTGGATCGTTTTCTGCAG GTCCAGCCGGTCTCTCGTAGAAAGCTGCAGCTCGTCGGTGTGACTGCCATGCTGGTGGCCTGCAAGTACGAGGAGATGTACGCTCCAGAGGTCGGAGACTTCGCCTACATCACAGACAACGCGTTTACAAAGTCTCAGATTCTGGAGATGGAGCAGCTGGTTCTGAGGAGCCTCAACTTTCAGCTGGGACGTCCTCTCCCGTTACACTTCCTCAGACGGGCTTCCAAAGTGGCTAAT TCTGATGTAGAGAGACACACGCTGGCCAAGTATCTGATGGAGTTGACCCTCATCGACTACGACATGGTGCACTATCGTCCCTCTGAGATCGCCGCTGCTTCCTTGTGCCTCTCTCAACGGCTGCTGGAAGGGCTGCCGTGG TCTCCTACACAGCAGCACTACTCCACTTACGACGAGGCCCACCTGAAGCCGATCATGCAGCACATCGCCAAAAACGTTGTGATCGTAAACGAGGGGAAAACAAAGTTCCAG GCTGTCAAGAATAAGTACTCCAGCAGCAAGCTGATGAAAATCAGCCTCATTCCTCAGCTGAAGTCTGCGATCATCCAGAACATGGCGGCTGCTCTACTCAACAACCCTTGA